A section of the Amycolatopsis sp. AA4 genome encodes:
- a CDS encoding methyltransferase domain-containing protein, whose amino-acid sequence MAETFGVPRPDKIDYYAQVAEAGRDYKRQVVAALDLRPGLTVLDVGCGPGTDLPAMADAVGATGSVLGVDTEPAMVAEAEQRVSSLPQVSVRLGDAQALPLADASVDRVRADRMVQHVADPAAVFAELHRVLRPDGLAAIAEPDWDSLVVDPGERSTNRAFNRFVCSTMVRNATVGRSLARLALAAGLEVRDVSVATPVFRDFGTADKILGLSRNTERAVRAGQLDRTAADEWLAALAAGPFLAASMVFIGVFVKPSA is encoded by the coding sequence ATGGCCGAGACTTTCGGGGTTCCCCGTCCGGACAAAATCGACTACTACGCCCAGGTCGCCGAAGCCGGACGCGACTACAAACGGCAGGTAGTGGCCGCGCTCGACCTGCGCCCCGGCCTGACCGTGCTGGACGTCGGCTGCGGTCCCGGCACCGACCTGCCCGCCATGGCCGACGCGGTGGGCGCCACGGGTTCGGTCCTCGGAGTGGACACGGAACCGGCGATGGTCGCGGAAGCGGAACAGCGGGTCTCGTCCCTGCCGCAGGTGTCGGTCCGGCTGGGCGACGCGCAAGCGCTGCCGCTGGCCGACGCGAGCGTCGACCGGGTACGGGCGGACCGGATGGTCCAGCACGTCGCCGACCCCGCCGCGGTTTTCGCTGAACTGCACCGCGTCCTGCGGCCGGACGGGCTGGCGGCGATCGCCGAACCGGATTGGGACAGCCTGGTGGTCGACCCCGGAGAGCGCTCGACGAACCGTGCGTTCAACCGGTTCGTGTGCTCGACGATGGTGCGGAACGCGACCGTCGGCCGTTCCCTGGCGAGGCTGGCGTTGGCTGCCGGACTGGAGGTGCGCGACGTTTCCGTTGCCACGCCAGTGTTCCGCGATTTCGGGACGGCGGACAAGATTCTCGGGCTGAGCCGCAACACCGAACGCGCGGTGCGCGCGGGCCAACTGGACCGGACTGCCGCCGACGAATGGCTGGCGGCACTGGCCGCAGGCCCGTTTTTGGCGGCGAGCATGGTTTTCATCGGGGTCTTCGTCAAGCCTTCCGCTTGA
- a CDS encoding aldehyde dehydrogenase family protein: MPDTAAATLLIDGRWRSAPATFDVVDPASLAVLGQAADAGPEQAREALAAAARAARGWAGTDPETRSGHLRAAAAGIRARQGELAALLSRENGKPLAEANGELAGAARMLEWAAEEGRRAYGRVTPANAAGPGLVLRAPVGPVLAITPWNFPASMLIRKVGLALAAGCPVLAKPAEQTPLIATALLEIVQGAGLPDGVLQSLTTARPAELVGALLADRRLRKVSFTGSTEVGLGLLRRTGDVLRRTSLEMGGHSPAIVFEDADLEAAAAGVVAGKFFNAGQSCTAVNRLYVHESVRDDLLSLIEKKTAALKVGRGDAEGTDVGPLIDEAGLAKVENQVADAVGKGARVLVGGNRWTDSALPGHFFEPTVLVDVTPDMLISHQETFGPVLAVSPFRTDDEAIELANSTDYGLAAYVFGTDLRRIWRTLDRLDFGVLGVNDPAPVRPELPFGGQKNSGQEREGGAEGIEAYTETKAVALRF; this comes from the coding sequence ATGCCCGACACCGCCGCCGCGACGTTGCTGATCGACGGCCGCTGGCGTTCCGCCCCGGCGACGTTCGACGTCGTCGACCCCGCGAGCCTCGCCGTACTCGGCCAGGCCGCCGACGCGGGGCCCGAACAGGCGCGGGAGGCACTGGCCGCGGCCGCGCGCGCTGCCCGCGGCTGGGCGGGCACCGACCCGGAGACCCGCAGCGGCCACCTGCGCGCCGCGGCCGCGGGAATCCGTGCCCGGCAAGGAGAACTGGCCGCGTTGCTGAGCCGCGAGAACGGGAAACCGCTCGCCGAGGCGAACGGCGAACTGGCCGGAGCCGCCCGGATGCTGGAGTGGGCCGCCGAGGAGGGCCGCCGCGCGTACGGACGGGTCACCCCGGCGAACGCGGCCGGCCCGGGGCTCGTGCTGCGCGCGCCGGTCGGCCCGGTGCTCGCGATCACGCCGTGGAACTTCCCGGCCAGCATGCTGATCCGCAAGGTCGGGCTCGCGCTCGCGGCGGGCTGCCCGGTGCTCGCGAAGCCGGCCGAGCAGACCCCGCTGATCGCCACCGCGCTGCTGGAAATCGTGCAGGGCGCCGGATTGCCGGACGGGGTGCTGCAGTCGCTGACCACCGCCCGGCCCGCCGAACTCGTCGGCGCGCTGCTGGCCGACCGGCGGCTGCGCAAGGTCAGTTTCACCGGCTCCACCGAGGTCGGACTGGGCCTGCTGCGCCGGACCGGCGACGTTCTCCGCCGCACGTCGCTCGAAATGGGCGGGCATTCCCCGGCGATCGTGTTCGAGGACGCCGATCTCGAAGCGGCCGCGGCGGGTGTCGTCGCCGGGAAGTTCTTCAACGCCGGGCAGAGCTGCACGGCAGTGAACCGGCTGTACGTCCACGAAAGCGTCCGAGACGACCTGCTTTCGTTGATCGAGAAGAAAACCGCCGCGCTGAAGGTCGGCCGGGGCGACGCCGAGGGCACCGACGTCGGGCCGCTGATCGACGAAGCCGGGCTCGCGAAGGTGGAGAACCAGGTCGCGGACGCGGTCGGCAAGGGTGCGCGCGTGCTCGTCGGCGGCAACCGGTGGACGGATTCCGCGCTGCCGGGCCATTTCTTCGAGCCCACCGTGCTGGTCGACGTCACCCCGGACATGCTCATCAGCCACCAGGAAACGTTCGGCCCGGTGCTGGCGGTGTCGCCCTTCCGCACCGACGACGAAGCGATCGAACTGGCCAACTCCACCGATTACGGCCTCGCCGCGTACGTGTTCGGCACCGATCTGCGCCGTATCTGGCGCACGCTCGACCGGCTCGATTTCGGCGTGCTCGGCGTCAACGACCCGGCGCCGGTGCGTCCGGAACTTCCGTTCGGCGGCCAGAAAAACTCCGGCCAGGAACGCGAAGGCGGGGCCGAAGGCATCGAGGCCTACACCGAGACCAAAGCCGTCGCTCTGCGGTTCTGA
- a CDS encoding aspartate aminotransferase family protein: MTTAELAAADQRSLVHPHTVIGDPAAPLVLDRGEGALLWDTDGNQYLDGTCGLWQCPVGHGRAELADVAAEQIRKLEFYSSFGDYSNAPSIRLAERLLSLAPAGLERVFLTNGGSEGNETAIKLARLAFHHAGQPDRTVVLARHGGYHGMGGASLAATGIEGLRAGYGPLLPDVEWLGKPHGLEHGPHATDLLVEELEKRIEEIGPQRIAAFIGEPVLGVGGMVPPPEGYWPRVQEVLRRHGILLIMDEIVTAFGRTGHWFGSEHFGVEPDMIVTAKGLTSGYIPMGAVLIGRRVLELADGATFLHGFTYNGHPVGAAVALANLDLIEKENLLERATVLGARLRARLDPLAELPHVREVRGVGLMLGIEFADRPTAPVQAGCRADGVVVRASGTSIVLSPPLVITEDQIDTLADVLGKHVAAAAS; the protein is encoded by the coding sequence TTGACCACCGCTGAACTCGCCGCCGCCGACCAGCGCAGCCTCGTCCATCCGCACACCGTCATCGGCGATCCGGCCGCACCGCTCGTCCTCGACCGCGGCGAAGGCGCGCTGCTGTGGGACACCGACGGCAACCAGTACCTCGACGGCACCTGCGGCCTCTGGCAGTGCCCGGTCGGCCACGGCCGCGCCGAACTCGCCGACGTCGCCGCCGAGCAGATCCGCAAGCTGGAGTTCTACTCGTCGTTCGGCGACTACTCCAACGCCCCGTCGATCCGGCTCGCCGAACGCCTGCTGTCGCTCGCCCCGGCCGGGCTGGAACGGGTTTTCCTCACCAACGGAGGGTCGGAAGGCAACGAAACCGCGATCAAACTCGCCCGGCTCGCGTTCCATCACGCGGGCCAGCCGGATCGCACGGTGGTGCTGGCGCGGCACGGCGGCTACCACGGCATGGGCGGCGCGTCGCTGGCCGCGACCGGGATCGAGGGCTTGCGCGCCGGATACGGCCCGCTGCTGCCGGACGTCGAATGGCTCGGCAAACCGCACGGCCTCGAACACGGTCCACATGCGACAGACCTTCTGGTGGAAGAGCTGGAGAAGCGCATCGAGGAAATCGGTCCGCAGCGGATCGCCGCGTTCATCGGAGAGCCGGTGCTCGGCGTCGGCGGGATGGTGCCGCCGCCGGAGGGCTACTGGCCGCGCGTCCAGGAAGTGCTGCGCCGACACGGGATTCTGCTCATCATGGACGAGATCGTGACCGCGTTCGGCCGCACCGGGCACTGGTTCGGCAGCGAGCATTTCGGCGTCGAACCGGACATGATCGTCACCGCGAAGGGGCTCACCAGCGGGTACATCCCGATGGGCGCGGTCCTGATCGGACGGAGGGTGCTCGAACTCGCCGACGGGGCGACGTTCCTGCACGGCTTCACCTACAACGGCCACCCGGTCGGCGCGGCGGTCGCGCTGGCGAACCTCGACCTCATCGAAAAGGAGAACCTGCTCGAACGCGCCACCGTCCTCGGCGCCCGGCTGCGCGCGCGGCTCGACCCGCTCGCCGAGCTGCCGCACGTGCGCGAGGTCCGCGGCGTCGGCCTGATGCTCGGCATCGAGTTCGCCGACCGGCCCACCGCCCCGGTGCAGGCGGGCTGCCGCGCGGACGGGGTGGTGGTCCGCGCGTCCGGGACCAGCATCGTGCTGTCGCCGCCGCTGGTGATCACCGAGGACCAGATCGACACGCTGGCGGACGTGCTGGGCAAGCACGTCGCGGCCGCGGCGAGCTGA
- a CDS encoding flavin reductase family protein has protein sequence MYSSNTDADRGAFVWMVKNAVVPRPIAWVSTVDGAGVRNLAPFSYFAPLTMDPPTVVFSISEAPKDTLTNISAQGEFAITIALSGQEELVARTASTVDSSVDEAEHVGLSWESGVRIAAPHPAGTGPSLECTLVKIEEFRGAHLVFGEVVGVAVDDRLLRPDGRLDQDAYQPVGRMGGATFTRVNNWVRVPIPAPEEFLAGSQHSDLGS, from the coding sequence GTGTACAGCAGCAACACCGACGCCGATCGCGGTGCTTTCGTGTGGATGGTGAAGAACGCCGTCGTCCCGCGCCCGATCGCGTGGGTGAGCACGGTGGACGGCGCGGGCGTGCGGAACCTCGCGCCGTTCAGCTACTTCGCGCCGCTGACGATGGACCCGCCGACGGTGGTCTTCTCGATTTCCGAAGCGCCGAAGGACACACTGACCAATATCTCGGCTCAGGGAGAGTTCGCGATCACGATAGCGCTGAGCGGGCAAGAGGAACTGGTCGCGCGCACTGCGTCCACTGTGGACTCTTCGGTGGACGAGGCGGAGCACGTGGGGCTGTCGTGGGAATCCGGGGTGAGGATCGCCGCACCCCATCCCGCCGGGACGGGGCCGAGCCTGGAATGCACGCTGGTGAAAATCGAGGAGTTCCGGGGCGCGCACCTGGTGTTCGGCGAGGTCGTCGGGGTAGCGGTGGACGACCGCCTGCTGCGCCCGGACGGCAGGCTGGACCAGGACGCGTACCAGCCGGTGGGCCGCATGGGCGGCGCGACGTTCACCCGGGTGAACAACTGGGTGCGGGTGCCGATTCCTGCTCCGGAGGAGTTTCTGGCCGGGAGTCAGCACTCCGACTTGGGCAGCTGA
- a CDS encoding ABC transporter permease: MADNPSISRAAAVRQRSLGWGLRAWVVLVAFVLVAPTLVVIPMSFGAGSTFEFPPKDWSWHWYAEFFTSKQWLAALANSVQVGLLAAALATVLGVAAAFALDRMRGRGRGVVRQLLMAPMILPGIVVAVAIYGVFLRWQLNGTMLGFVLAHAVLGLPFVLTSVRTSLAGYDPIMEKAAASLGAPRFTTMRKVVLPIIAPGVLSGFVFAFATSFDEVVVALFLQTPAIKTLPVKMYESIVLEIDPTIAAASSLIVVFTTVLLFVPAVLRRKEQS, from the coding sequence GTGGCTGACAATCCGTCGATCAGCAGGGCCGCCGCGGTGCGGCAGCGGAGCCTCGGCTGGGGCCTGCGCGCATGGGTCGTCCTCGTCGCGTTCGTGCTCGTCGCCCCGACGCTCGTGGTGATCCCGATGAGCTTCGGCGCGGGCTCGACGTTCGAGTTCCCGCCGAAGGACTGGTCGTGGCACTGGTACGCGGAGTTCTTCACCAGCAAGCAATGGCTGGCCGCGCTGGCGAATTCGGTCCAGGTCGGCCTGCTCGCGGCGGCGCTGGCGACCGTGCTCGGCGTGGCGGCCGCTTTCGCGCTCGACCGGATGCGCGGCCGCGGCCGGGGCGTCGTCCGGCAGCTGCTGATGGCTCCGATGATCCTGCCCGGCATCGTGGTGGCGGTCGCGATCTACGGCGTTTTCCTGCGCTGGCAGCTGAACGGCACGATGCTCGGTTTCGTGCTGGCGCACGCGGTGCTGGGGCTGCCGTTCGTGCTCACGTCCGTTCGGACGAGCCTGGCCGGGTACGACCCGATCATGGAGAAGGCCGCGGCCAGCCTCGGCGCGCCCCGGTTCACGACCATGCGGAAGGTCGTGCTCCCGATCATCGCGCCCGGCGTGCTCTCCGGATTCGTGTTCGCCTTCGCCACGTCGTTCGACGAGGTCGTGGTCGCGTTGTTCCTGCAGACGCCCGCGATCAAAACGCTTCCGGTGAAAATGTACGAATCGATCGTGCTGGAAATCGACCCGACGATCGCCGCCGCGTCGAGCCTGATCGTCGTGTTCACCACCGTTCTGCTGTTCGTCCCCGCCGTTCTGCGCCGAAAAGAGCAATCATGA
- a CDS encoding amidohydrolase yields the protein MTEQVLLRGGVVRTFDPEVGTASAVLVSDGRIAAVGDDKTVSAAAAPDARVIELAGRTVLPGLNDAHLHLAFHAAAGPEFAVDLSAASSLASVARALADAPPGEWLVGRGWRETTIAEFADGRAAPTRAWLDEVTGGRPAVLHHASSHEVWANSAALERAGITAATPDPEAGEIVRDAAGEPTGVLVESAQELVASLVPKPSRSVRLDSIVRTMERLNALGMTSVTDPIVPPDLWQDYRDLHAAGRLRMRITALLHWNWPSPATSAASLARLLDETDFSVGDDLLRIGGIKLFADGVPTHCTAWMHSPYPSGGHGSLVTFGPDDDARVRELHALVLAAHVRRVRVQVHVTGDRAADAVVDAIEAAQAADPWPDARHALIHGTFLSAAVLSRLARSGIGVITSSLMRTYSGPSMVRVLGEARWADAFPARALLDHGVAVADSSDAPVTVPDWRRGVATFTGSPGPNAYSAVASPLTREEALRLWTIGPAWLEHAESVKGTLSVGSLADLAVFAHDPVTAAAAELLSVRSELTMLGGRTVTE from the coding sequence ATGACCGAGCAGGTACTGCTGCGCGGCGGAGTGGTCCGGACCTTCGACCCGGAGGTCGGGACCGCTTCCGCGGTGCTGGTTTCGGACGGCCGGATCGCCGCGGTCGGCGACGACAAGACGGTGTCCGCCGCGGCCGCACCGGACGCGCGGGTCATCGAACTGGCGGGCCGGACTGTCCTTCCTGGACTGAACGACGCGCATCTGCACCTGGCCTTCCACGCGGCCGCCGGTCCGGAGTTCGCCGTGGACCTTTCCGCTGCCTCTTCGTTGGCTTCGGTGGCTCGCGCGTTGGCCGACGCGCCGCCGGGGGAGTGGCTCGTCGGCCGCGGCTGGCGGGAAACGACGATCGCCGAGTTCGCCGACGGACGAGCGGCGCCGACGCGCGCCTGGCTCGACGAGGTGACCGGCGGGCGGCCGGCGGTGCTGCATCACGCGTCGTCCCACGAGGTGTGGGCGAACAGCGCGGCGCTCGAGCGGGCCGGGATCACCGCGGCGACACCGGATCCGGAAGCCGGGGAGATCGTGCGGGACGCCGCGGGCGAGCCGACCGGGGTGCTCGTGGAGAGTGCGCAGGAACTGGTCGCTTCGCTGGTGCCGAAGCCGAGCCGGTCCGTCCGGCTGGATTCGATCGTGCGCACCATGGAACGGCTGAACGCGCTCGGGATGACGAGCGTGACCGACCCGATCGTCCCGCCGGACCTGTGGCAGGACTACCGGGACCTGCACGCCGCCGGCCGCCTGCGGATGCGGATCACCGCGCTGCTGCACTGGAACTGGCCGTCGCCGGCGACGTCCGCCGCCTCGCTCGCGCGCCTGCTGGACGAGACGGATTTCTCGGTCGGCGACGACCTGCTGCGGATCGGCGGGATCAAACTGTTCGCCGACGGGGTGCCGACGCACTGCACCGCGTGGATGCACTCGCCGTACCCGTCCGGCGGGCACGGCAGCCTGGTGACCTTCGGCCCCGACGACGACGCGCGGGTCCGTGAGCTGCACGCACTGGTCCTGGCCGCCCACGTCCGGCGGGTCCGGGTGCAGGTCCACGTGACCGGAGACCGGGCCGCGGACGCGGTGGTCGACGCCATCGAGGCGGCCCAGGCGGCCGACCCGTGGCCAGACGCCCGGCACGCGTTGATCCACGGCACCTTCTTGTCCGCCGCGGTGCTCTCCCGGCTGGCGCGGTCCGGCATCGGGGTCATCACCAGCTCGCTGATGCGCACCTACAGCGGCCCGTCGATGGTCCGCGTGCTGGGCGAGGCGCGGTGGGCTGACGCGTTCCCCGCGCGGGCGCTGCTGGACCACGGCGTGGCGGTCGCCGACAGCTCGGACGCCCCGGTGACCGTGCCGGACTGGCGCCGCGGCGTCGCGACCTTCACCGGCTCGCCCGGCCCGAACGCCTACTCCGCCGTCGCCAGCCCGCTGACCAGGGAAGAAGCGCTGCGGCTGTGGACCATCGGCCCGGCGTGGCTGGAACACGCGGAGTCGGTCAAGGGCACACTGAGTGTCGGTTCCCTCGCCGATCTGGCGGTCTTCGCCCACGATCCGGTCACCGCTGCGGCGGCCGAGTTACTGAGCGTACGGTCGGAATTGACCATGCTCGGGGGACGGACAGTGACAGAGTGA
- a CDS encoding ABC transporter permease, with translation MTAAATRAPAVPRAGREKRRTSWLLLPAAAVVLVFFFYPLAVILWRSFAEPSFGIGNYLAVLGDEVQLRVLLRTLRTALIITAATLVIGYPYAYAMTLVGRRARSLLTLLVLMPFWTSLMARNFAWYVLEQRGGVLDKALSAIGFDGVVLLGSVAGVTVAMVQVMLPFMVLPLQSSMLGIDRTLLHAASSLGARRPIAFLRVYLPLSMPGVLAGVSVVFIMSLGFYITPALLGTPQQALVAQVIGTQVNDLLDFAGAGALGTILLVVTLVVLAVLGRVAAPLGTSAAGGAGRG, from the coding sequence ATGACCGCCGCGGCCACCCGCGCCCCGGCCGTGCCGCGGGCCGGGCGCGAAAAACGGCGGACTTCGTGGCTGCTGCTCCCCGCCGCGGCGGTGGTGCTGGTGTTCTTCTTCTACCCGCTCGCGGTGATCCTCTGGCGGAGCTTCGCCGAACCGTCGTTCGGGATCGGCAACTACCTGGCGGTGCTCGGCGACGAGGTGCAGCTTCGCGTGCTGCTGCGGACTTTGCGGACCGCGCTGATCATCACCGCGGCCACGCTCGTCATCGGTTATCCGTACGCGTACGCGATGACGCTCGTCGGCCGTCGCGCCCGGTCTCTCCTGACGCTGCTGGTGCTGATGCCGTTCTGGACCAGCCTGATGGCGCGCAACTTCGCCTGGTACGTGCTCGAACAGCGCGGCGGCGTCCTCGACAAGGCGCTGTCGGCGATCGGCTTCGACGGCGTCGTGCTCCTGGGTTCGGTGGCCGGCGTGACGGTCGCGATGGTGCAGGTGATGCTGCCGTTCATGGTGCTGCCGCTGCAAAGCTCGATGCTCGGCATCGACCGCACCCTGCTGCACGCGGCGAGCAGCCTCGGCGCGCGGCGTCCGATCGCGTTCCTGCGGGTCTACCTGCCGCTGTCGATGCCGGGCGTGCTGGCCGGCGTGTCGGTGGTGTTCATCATGTCGCTGGGCTTCTACATCACCCCGGCGCTGCTCGGCACGCCGCAGCAGGCGCTGGTCGCGCAGGTGATCGGGACCCAGGTCAACGACCTGCTGGACTTCGCGGGCGCCGGTGCGCTCGGGACGATCCTGCTGGTCGTCACTCTCGTGGTGCTCGCCGTGCTCGGCCGCGTGGCCGCGCCGCTGGGCACGAGTGCGGCGGGAGGTGCCGGCCGTGGCTGA
- a CDS encoding TetR/AcrR family transcriptional regulator: MSADDPTGTKLALRRAAVGVVASEGLRGLTYRAVARAAGCTTGAVQHHFSSIDDLLQSSLDLVLEESAENGLIGARTGVCADGPEVRRRFRDSADLQVFQYQLVVEAARRPELRPVVRRLYDGYLAAVGKELSADGGLAQLVFYALDGMFLHQAADPDVDPGPALEALRGLLAAAR, encoded by the coding sequence ATGAGCGCGGACGACCCGACCGGGACGAAGCTCGCCCTGCGCCGGGCGGCGGTCGGCGTGGTCGCCTCCGAAGGGTTGCGTGGCCTCACCTACCGGGCGGTCGCGCGGGCGGCGGGCTGCACCACCGGCGCGGTCCAGCACCATTTCTCCTCGATCGACGACCTCCTCCAGTCCTCTTTGGACCTGGTGCTGGAGGAAAGCGCGGAGAACGGCCTGATCGGCGCCCGCACCGGCGTCTGCGCGGACGGTCCCGAGGTGCGCCGGCGGTTCCGGGACAGCGCGGACCTGCAAGTGTTCCAGTACCAGCTGGTCGTGGAAGCGGCGCGGCGGCCCGAACTGCGGCCGGTCGTGCGGCGGCTCTACGACGGCTATCTCGCCGCGGTCGGCAAGGAACTGTCGGCGGACGGCGGGCTGGCCCAGCTCGTCTTCTACGCCCTCGACGGAATGTTCCTGCACCAGGCGGCGGATCCGGACGTCGATCCGGGCCCGGCGCTCGAAGCCCTGCGCGGCCTGCTCGCGGCCGCGCGGTAA
- a CDS encoding extracellular solute-binding protein: MRRRMPTLLSAALLLATAGCAISEGGPNSLVFVSYGQGAYQAGQRAAWLDPYEKQTGTTVTLDGPSNNAKLKAMVEAGKVTWDVVDTDASAAAAVCGSLLEPVDMGAQAAGFPEGSLTDCGVPDAFFGMMLMYDSKVYGQHPPTKLADFFDPKQFPGRRIIYGGDPSVGTIEAALLADGVPRDRLYPLDMRRALRMYDRIRPQLAISSTYGDQQQRMAGGQADLALIVSARAFSLLKAGATNWKVVPGIPVPVTWDVLVVPKGTARAEEAKKLIRFASQPAQAADFAARAGVGPANTAAPAARSEIARQLDIWGEGKEDLRVLSNVRYWAANRPALVKAWSDWTTG; encoded by the coding sequence ATGAGACGCCGGATGCCGACGCTGTTGTCCGCCGCGCTTCTGCTCGCCACCGCCGGCTGCGCGATTTCCGAGGGCGGCCCGAACTCGCTCGTGTTCGTTTCCTACGGCCAGGGCGCGTACCAGGCGGGCCAGCGCGCCGCGTGGCTCGACCCGTACGAGAAGCAGACCGGGACCACGGTCACCCTCGACGGCCCGTCGAACAACGCCAAGCTCAAGGCGATGGTCGAGGCCGGGAAGGTGACGTGGGACGTCGTCGACACCGACGCGTCCGCTGCCGCCGCGGTGTGCGGCAGCCTGCTCGAACCCGTCGACATGGGTGCGCAGGCCGCCGGGTTCCCGGAGGGCTCGCTCACCGATTGCGGGGTGCCGGACGCGTTCTTCGGCATGATGCTGATGTACGACTCGAAGGTCTACGGCCAGCATCCGCCGACGAAACTCGCGGATTTCTTCGATCCCAAGCAGTTCCCGGGCCGCCGCATCATCTACGGCGGCGACCCGAGCGTCGGCACGATCGAGGCGGCGCTGCTGGCCGACGGCGTGCCGCGAGACCGGCTGTACCCGCTCGACATGCGCCGCGCGCTGCGGATGTACGACCGGATCCGGCCGCAACTGGCGATCAGCAGCACGTACGGCGACCAGCAGCAGCGCATGGCCGGCGGGCAGGCGGATCTGGCGCTGATCGTCAGCGCGCGGGCGTTCTCGCTGCTCAAGGCGGGGGCGACGAACTGGAAAGTGGTGCCTGGCATCCCAGTGCCGGTGACCTGGGATGTCTTGGTGGTGCCGAAGGGGACGGCACGCGCCGAGGAGGCGAAGAAGCTCATCCGCTTCGCCTCGCAACCGGCGCAGGCGGCGGACTTCGCCGCGCGGGCGGGCGTGGGACCGGCCAACACGGCCGCCCCCGCCGCCCGCTCGGAGATCGCCCGCCAGCTCGACATCTGGGGCGAGGGCAAGGAGGACTTGCGAGTGCTCAGCAACGTGCGTTATTGGGCGGCGAACCGGCCCGCGCTGGTGAAGGCGTGGTCGGATTGGACGACCGGATGA
- a CDS encoding DNA alkylation repair protein, protein MADATLDGVLDRLAEMDDPRIRAVNENHGDDHSVNLGKLRALAKELKAQPDLARELWQTGDTNARLLAILVARPKQFERDDLDRMLREAGKPKVHDWLLANIVKKSRHAEDLRVVWLEDPDPVVASAGWALTADRVAKKPAGLDLSGLLDVIEAEMKDAPERLQWAMNQCLAQIGIENPGLCARAIGIGERLGVLKDYPTPPNCTSPYAPVWISEMVKRKA, encoded by the coding sequence GTGGCCGACGCAACCCTCGACGGGGTCCTCGACCGGCTCGCGGAGATGGACGATCCCAGGATCCGGGCCGTCAACGAGAACCACGGTGACGACCACAGCGTCAACCTCGGCAAGCTTCGCGCCCTCGCCAAAGAACTCAAAGCCCAGCCCGATCTCGCCCGCGAACTTTGGCAGACCGGGGACACCAATGCCCGCCTGCTCGCGATCCTCGTTGCCAGGCCGAAGCAGTTCGAGCGCGACGACCTCGACCGGATGCTGCGCGAGGCGGGCAAGCCCAAAGTCCACGACTGGCTCCTCGCGAACATCGTCAAGAAGAGCCGCCACGCCGAGGATCTTCGCGTCGTCTGGCTCGAGGACCCCGACCCGGTGGTCGCGAGCGCGGGATGGGCGCTGACCGCGGACCGCGTCGCGAAGAAGCCCGCGGGGCTCGACCTTTCCGGGTTGCTCGACGTCATCGAAGCCGAGATGAAGGACGCCCCGGAGAGGTTGCAGTGGGCGATGAACCAGTGTCTCGCCCAGATCGGCATCGAAAACCCCGGCCTGTGCGCCCGCGCGATCGGCATCGGCGAGCGGCTCGGCGTGCTCAAGGACTATCCGACGCCGCCGAACTGCACGTCGCCGTACGCGCCGGTGTGGATCTCGGAGATGGTCAAGCGGAAGGCTTGA
- a CDS encoding ABC transporter ATP-binding protein — translation MTDGIATAHVTKAYPGVDRPAVDDVSLHIADGEFMTFLGPSGSGKTTMLSMIAGFTPLTSGSITVDGQEISRLKPHRRNLGVVFQQYALFPHLSVARNVAFGLTQRKVPKAEVARRVDEVLELVGLSAVRDRLPRQLSGGQQQRVALARAVVYEPRALLMDEPLGALDKKLRDQLQREIARMHRELGMTFLFVTHDQQEALTLSDRIAVFNDGRIEQIGTPEELYERPETLFVAQFVGESNALSLTPGEVTIVRPERLTLHAPAAPVPSGHQRASARVTDIVYVGDHTRIWLRYSDGARGCAVLAAGVAHDHRPGDEVVVAWHPEHQAVVPSGDVPELAAV, via the coding sequence ATGACTGACGGAATCGCGACCGCACACGTGACGAAGGCCTACCCCGGCGTCGACCGGCCCGCCGTGGACGACGTTTCGCTGCACATCGCCGACGGCGAGTTCATGACCTTCCTCGGCCCTTCCGGTTCGGGCAAGACGACCATGCTGTCGATGATCGCCGGGTTCACCCCGCTTACGTCCGGATCGATCACTGTGGACGGTCAGGAGATCTCGCGGCTCAAACCGCACCGGCGGAACCTCGGCGTGGTTTTCCAGCAGTACGCGCTGTTTCCGCATCTGTCGGTGGCGCGCAACGTCGCGTTTGGACTGACCCAGCGCAAGGTGCCGAAGGCGGAGGTCGCGCGGCGGGTGGACGAGGTGCTGGAGCTGGTCGGGCTGTCGGCGGTGCGGGACCGGTTGCCGCGCCAGCTTTCCGGCGGTCAGCAGCAGCGCGTCGCACTCGCGCGGGCGGTCGTGTACGAACCGCGTGCGCTCCTGATGGACGAGCCGCTCGGCGCGTTGGACAAGAAACTGCGGGACCAATTGCAGCGCGAGATCGCGCGGATGCACCGGGAACTGGGCATGACGTTCCTTTTCGTGACGCACGACCAGCAGGAGGCGCTGACGTTGTCGGACCGGATCGCGGTGTTCAACGACGGCCGGATCGAACAGATCGGCACGCCGGAGGAATTGTACGAGCGGCCGGAAACGTTGTTCGTCGCGCAGTTCGTCGGCGAGTCCAATGCGTTGTCGCTGACGCCGGGGGAGGTGACGATCGTGCGGCCGGAGCGGTTGACCTTGCACGCCCCCGCGGCGCCAGTCCCGAGCGGACACCAGAGGGCGAGCGCGCGGGTGACCGACATCGTGTACGTCGGCGATCACACGCGGATCTGGTTGCGGTATTCCGACGGGGCGCGCGGGTGCGCGGTGCTGGCGGCCGGGGTCGCGCACGACCATCGGCCGGGGGACGAGGTGGTCGTGGCCTGGCATCCGGAGCATCAGGCCGTGGTGCCGAGCGGCGACGTCCCGGAATTGGCGGCGGTATGA